The Rhododendron vialii isolate Sample 1 chromosome 8a, ASM3025357v1 genome has a window encoding:
- the LOC131298933 gene encoding metalloendoproteinase 2-MMP-like, producing the protein MATKVFQLILCIFLFSLALSLPSHARPSKPKAENPTSFDFIKHLEGCQKGQTVKGLQQLKKYLEAFGYLNYSPSQAGANDDDFDDSLEATIKTYQLNYHLKTTGILDAETVSQMTAPRCGVPDIINGTNWMRAGKKEANHTHKTLHTVSHFVLFSGNPKWPRYQLTYAFAPQTRSDVISAVAKAFSTWASQTPFTFSQSQDFASADLQIGFYRGEHGDGAPFNGQNGVLAHAFSPTDGRFHYNGDYSFTVNLVAGSYHLETVALHEIGHLLGLAHSNVQEAIMWPVIPAATIKGLNNDDIQGIKTLYA; encoded by the coding sequence aTGGCAACAAAAGTTTTTCAGCTTATCTTATGCATCTTCCTCTTCTCATTAGCCCTTTCTCTTCCCTCTCATGCAAGGCCATCAAAACCCAAGGCAGAAAATCCAACATCCTTCGACTTCATTAAGCATTTGGAAGGATGTCAGAAAGGGCAAACAGTAAAAGGCCTCCAACAACTCAAGAAATATCTCGAGGCATTTGGTTATCTAAACTACTCCCCCAGCCAAGCCGGTGCCAACGACGACGATTTTGACGATTCATTGGAGGCCACCATCAAAACATACCAGCTCAATTACCATTTGAAAACTACGGGAATTTTAGATGCCGAAACGGTGTCCCAAATGACGGCCCCTCGATGCGGGGTCCCTGACATCATTAATGGCACCAACTGGATGCGAGCAGGCAAAAAAGAGGCCAACCACACACACAAGACTCTCCACACTGtctctcattttgttttgttttctggtAACCCAAAATGGCCCCGATATCAACTCACTTACGCGTTTGCTCCCCAAACCAGGTCGGATGTCATTTCTGCCGTGGCCAAAGCATTTAGCACATGGGCTTCCCAAACTCCATTTACATTCTCTCAGAGTCAAGACTTCGCAAGTGCGGATCTTCAAATCGGATTCTACCGCGGTGAACATGGGGACGGGGCACCGTTCAACGGGCAAAATGGGGTCTTGGCCCATGCCTTTTCCCCCACTGATGGTAGGTTTCACTACAATGGGGACTATTCGTTTACCGTGAACCTGGTCGCGGGTTCGTATCATCTAGAGACTGTGGCCTTGCATGAAATTGGGCACCTTCTTGGACTTGCACATAGCAATGTCCAAGAAGCTATCATGTGGCCTGTCATTCCTGCAGCAACAATCAAAGGTTTGAACAACGATGATATACAAGGAATTAAGACTTTATACGCGTGA
- the LOC131298503 gene encoding metalloendoproteinase 1-like: protein MNYSPNQTRANDDDFDDSLEAAVKTYQLNYHLKTTGTLDAQTVSQKMAPRCGFRHIIRAQTGCERAKMRPVTPRTLSTLCLISLSFPDAKSAVARAFNTWTSQTQFRFFQSEDLASADLKIGFYRGDHGDGYPFFGQNGVMAHSLTPTDGRFHYNADYSFSMNPVAGSFHLETVALHEIGHLLGLGHSSVEAAIMWSSIPVATVKGLHADDIQGINTLYDLEPVRISSFVFQRTV, encoded by the exons ATGAACTACTCCCCTAATCAAACCCGTGCCAACGACGATGATTTTGACGATTCCTTGGAAGCCGCCGTCAAAACATACCAGCTCAATTACCATCTAAAGACTACCGGAACTTTAGATGCCCAAACGGTGTCCCAAAAAATGGCCCCTCGATGCGGGTTCCGTCACATCATAAGGGCACAAACTGGATGCGAGCGGGCAAAAATGAGGCCAGTCACACCCAGAACGCTATCCACACTGTgtcttatttctctttctttccca GACGCCAAATCTGCTGTGGCTAGAGCATTCAACACATGGACTTCCCAAACTCAATTTAGATTCTTTCAGAGTGAAGACTTAGCGAGTGCGGATCTTAAAATCGGGTTCTACCGTGGTGACCATGGGGATGGGTATCCATTCTTTGGGCAAAATGGTGTTATGGCCCATTCTCTCACCCCAACTGATGGAAGGTTTCACTACAACGCAGACTATTCGTTCTCCATGAACCCGGTCGCGGGCTCGTTTCATCTAGAGACTGTGGCCTTGCATGAAATTGG GCACCTTCTTGGACTTGGACATAGCAGTGTCGAAGCTGCTATCATGTGGTCTTCCATTCCTGTAGCAACAGTCAAAGGTCTGCATGCCGATGATATACAAGGAATTAATACTTTGTACGATCTTGAGCCTGTTAGAATTAGTTCTTTTGTCTTTCAGCGTACTGTTTGA
- the LOC131298504 gene encoding metalloendoproteinase 2-MMP-like, translated as MAIKVFQHFLCICLFSVALPLPSHASQSKPKAENPTSFDFIKHLEGGRKGLQQLKTYLQEFGYINYSPNKTRANDNDFDNSLEAAVKTYQLNYRLKTTGTLDAQTAKNVANHTQNAIHTVSHFSCFNGNPKWPPTRDRLTYAFAPRISSDAVSVVAKAFNTWASQTQFRFSQSQNFATADFKIGFYRGDHGDGAPFAGPNGALTHSFALLDGRLHYNGDQSFSVNPIVGSFHLETVALHEIGHLLGLQRSSVQDAIMWPSIPAATIKGLHAEDIQGINNLQDVEPVRISSFVFQCNV; from the exons ATGGCAATAAAAGTATTCCAACATTTCTTGTGCATTTGCCTCTTCTCAGTAGCCCTTCCTCTCCCTTCTCATGCAAGCCAATCAAAACCCAAGGCTGAAAATCCAACATCCTTCGACTTTATTAAGCACTTGGAAGGAGGCCGGAAAGGCCTCCAACAACTCAAGACATATCTTCAGGAATTTGGTTATATAAACTACTCCCCGAACAAAACCCGCGCCAATGACAACGATTTTGACAATTCCTTGGAAGCCGCCGTCAAAACCTACCAGTTAAATTACCGTCTAAAGACTACCGGAACTTTAGATGCCCAAACG GCAAAAAATGTGGCCAATCACACCCAGAATGCTATCCACACTGTCTCTCATTTCTCTTGCTTTAACGGTAACCCGAAATGGCCCCCTACTCGGGACCGGCTCACTTATGCATTTGCTCCCAGAATCAGCTCAGATGCCGTATCCGTTGTGGCCAAAGCATTCAACACATGGGCTTCCCAAACTCAATTTAGATTCTCCCAGAGTCAAAACTTCGCGACTGCGGATTTTAAAATCGGGTTCTACCGTGGTGACCATGGGGATGGGGCACCATTCGCTGGGCCAAATGGTGCCCTGACCCATTCTTTCGCCCTACTTGATGGGAGGTTGCACTATAACGGGGATCAGTCGTTTTCCGTGAACCCAATTGTGGGCTCGTTTCATCTAGAGACTGTGGCCTTGCATGAAATTGGGCACCTTCTTGGACTTCAGCGTAGCAGTGTCCAAGATGCTATCATGTGGCCTTCCATTCCTGCAGCAACAATCAAAGGTCTGCATGCTGAGGATATACAAGGAATTAATAATTTGCAAGATGTTGAGCCAGTTAGAATTAGTTCTTTTGTCTTTCAGTGTAATGTTTGA
- the LOC131298505 gene encoding uncharacterized protein LOC131298505 translates to MGPPVGGRRGRGSGFAACFTVTEWLCVYYLETAQDEKVVCVAAIPGEGNHITYRPFDSFLEEYRAVFAFDHCIRMEFQVSVGCMVRYLDGIVYHSFLQYSEQGIATS, encoded by the exons ATGGGCCCACCGGTGGGTGGACGCAGGGGCAGAG GGTCTGGTTTTGCTGCGTGCTTCACAGTGACAG AATGGTTGTGCGTGTATTACTTGGAAACTGCTCAAGATGAGAAAGTGGTCTGTGTTGCTGCTATTCCTGGTGAGGGGAATCATATAACATATAGACCTTTTGATAGCTTCCTTGAAGAGTATCGTGCTGTTTTTGCCTTTGACCACTGCATTAGAATGGAATTTCAGGTGTCAGTTGGCTGCATGGTTAGATACTTAGATGGCATTGTGTATCATTCTTTTCTGCAGTATAGTGAACAAGGTATAGCTACAAGTTAA
- the LOC131298929 gene encoding metalloendoproteinase 2-MMP-like, translated as MGFKFTNPPSTRLATSFPLPKEMETKLFQLFLCIFLVSLPLPLPSHARPSKPKVENPTSFDFIKHLEGGHKGETVKGLQQLKKYLEAFGYLNYSLNQAHANDDNFDDSLEAAVKTYQLNYHLKTTGALDAQTVSQMTAPRCGVPDIVNGTNWMRGGKKEANHTHSTIHAVSHFTFFGDVKWPPTQYQLTYAFAPQTSSNAIFAVARAFNTWASQTQFRFSQSQNFTSADLKIGFYRGDHGDGAPFNGANGILAHAFAPTDGRFHYNGDYSFTVSPVRGSYHLETVALHEIGHLLGLGHSKVRDAIMWPSILDGTTKGLNADDIQGIRTLYT; from the coding sequence ATGGGATTCAAATTCACAAATCCACCAAGTACCCGACTAGCTACAAGCTTCCCTCTAccaaaagaaatggaaacaaaaCTATTTCAGCTTTTCTTATGCATTTTCCTCGTCTCATTACCCCTTCCTCTCCCCTCTCATGCAAGGCCATCAAAACCGAAGGTTGAAAACCCAACATCCTTCGACTTCATTAAGCATTTGGAAGGAGGCCACAAAGGCGAGACCGTAAAAGGCCTCCAACAACTCAAGAAATATCTTGAGGCATTTGGTTATCTAAACTACTCCCTTAACCAAGCCCATGCCAACGACGACAATTTCGACGATTCGTTGGAGGCTGCCGTCAAAACATACCAGCTCAATTACCATCTCAAGACAACCGGAGCTTTAGATGCCCAAACCGTGTCCCAAATGACGGCCCCTCGATGTGGGGTCCCTGACATCGTTAATGGCACCAACTGGATGCGAGGAGGCAAAAAAGAGGCCAATCACACCCACAGCACCATCCACGCTGTCTCTCATTTCACTTTCTTTGGTGACGtgaaatggcccccaactcagTACCAACTCACTTACGCGTTTGCTCCCCAAACCAGCTCTAATGCCATATTCGCCGTGGCCAGAGCATTCAACACATGGGCTTCCCAAACACAATTTAGATTCTCTCAGAGTCAAAACTTCACGAGTGCGGATCTTAAAATCGGGTTCTATCGTGGTGACCATGGGGACGGGGCACCATTCAATGGGGCTAATGGGATCTTAGCCCATGCTTTTGCCCCAACTGACGGGAGGTTTCACTACAACGGGGACTATTCGTTTACCGTGAGCCCGGTCCGGGGTTCGTATCATCTAGAGACTGTGGCCTTGCATGAAATTGGGCACCTTCTTGGACTTGGACATAGCAAAGTCCGAGATGCTATCATGTGGCCTTCCATTCTTGATGGAACAACCAAAGGTTTGAATGCCGATGACATACAAGGAATTAGGACTTTATACACGTGA